The SAR202 cluster bacterium genomic interval GACCTTTCTCATCCCCAATCTTCACTCGGTGAGCAGCCAAAACCCGAAGCGCAGGAGTCTCCCACCGGAATTCAACCGAAACCTCGGGCGAGAGGACTCAGTCCCTATCCGGCTAAGTCCACCGCCCGTAAGCCGGCTGCAGACCACCCATGGAAACGAACCGTACTGACAAAATCACTACACCCTGAACACTGACAGATTCACTGTCCCTTGACACGTGGGCTCGGGCACGGGGCTTCGGGACCGGCTTTCACCGTACCCTGTACCCCATACCCTATGCCCTGTCTCTCAAGGCTGCCTGTAAGCCGAGTTCTGGACCCTGGTTGTGCCGTGTGCCCCGGCTACCGGATGCGGGTCGAAACCAGCACCCAACACCTAACACCCAACACCCCCAAGGTGGCGACCATCTATCTAGGCCAGCCGTTGCCGACTGGCTCAAGCGGCCAACCCGGGGACGGGCCGGGTACCCTTTAGTCCCCCTATTAGGCCTTGCTCCGGATGGGGTTTGCCTGGCCCCCGATGTTACCACCGGGGCGGTGGGCTCTTACCCCACCTTTTCACCCTTGCCCCGACAAGTCGGGGCGGTATGTCTCTGTGGCACTTTCCGTCGGGTCGCCCCGCCCCGCCGTTAGCGGGCATCCTACCCAGGTGGAGCTCGGACTTTCCTCTCTCCTCGCGCCCGCAGGCGTTGCCGCCCGAAAGCACATGGACAGCGGCCGCCCAGCATCCTTGACCTATGTATTTTACCCTATACGCATCCTCGGCGCCACTTCCGGCTTCACACCCTCATATTCAAGTCCTCAATAATTTCGTAATTCGTAATTCAAAATTCGTAATTCTCCTCCCCCCTACACCACCACCTCCACCGCGTCGTCCTTCACCACTACCTTCGCAACGTGCTCGGAGAGGAAACGTCGCTGCGACTCTACGTCCAGCTCCGACCAGCGCGACAGGGTCTCCTTTGCGTCCGAGGGCGCTCCGCCGGAGACGCCCCGCCGGGCGGCGTCCAGCTCCTTGATGTAGTCTGAGAGAGCGCCGGTGCCGATCTCACCCTTCGCCACGCGCTTCATCGCCCGTATGAAACCGCGCTCTGCGTTCTTCACGCGGGCGTCCCGGGCTGCCTGCGCCTCGCGCTCCTTGAGAACGCTCGCCTCCGGCTTGAACGTGCTGTTGAACGCCTTCGCCTCCAGGAGCAGCCGGAGCTGCACAAGGACGGCGCCCTCAAGCTGCTGCGCGCGCCAGGTGTGGTACTCGCACGTGCTCTGGTTATTGCGCGACTGGCACTGGTAGTAGCGGTACACGCTCTCCGCGCGCTTGCCGTCCTTGCGCTTCCAGCTCTGCCGCCTGGTCACTCCCATCATCGTGTTGCCGCAGTAGCCGCATTCCAGTATGCCGGCGAGCATGAAGGGCTCCGACTTCGCAACGCGGCCCACCGGGCGCCGCTCGCTCGTCTGGTCCAGCGCCGCCCGAAACGTATCGTGGGGGATAATCGCCTCGTGCACCTTTGGGCGACGTACGCCGTAGCGCGTATACGTGCCGGTATAGGTTGGGTTCTTCAGGATGGCACGCAGCGTGACCACGTTCCACTTGCCGCCACGGCGGGTAGGAATCTCCCGCTCATTTAGGTGCTGCGCAATGAGCCTGAGCCCAAGATTGTCTTTCGTGAACAGCTTGAAGATAAGCTGGACAACCTGGGCCTCTTTCTTGACCACCTCCAGGCTGCCATCAGGGCCGATGCGGTAGCCGTAGGGAGTCCTGCCGAGCGCCTGTCCCTGCATCGCACGGGCGCCCATGGACTCCTTCATCTTGCGGCTGCGCGTCTTCGATACGCCTTTGATGCCGAGGGTCTGGAACGCGTTCTGCACGGGCTCCGGGTACTCCTCGTCGTAGCACGCCACCGGGGAGCCCGTGTCCGCCAGCTCCGCGAGGGAGCGCGCAACGGTCTCCAGGTCCGGGCCAAGGTGCCGCGCGTCCGGCACAACCACCAGGAACTCACTACCAGACTGCCGTATGAACTCCATCAGCCTCCTGAACCCCGCCGCCGGCCACGCCGCCGTTCCCTCCTCTCCCTGTGGGAGAGGCCTTTGGCCGCTTTGGGCCAAAGGGTGAGGGCCAAGGCTGGCGGCTGTCGGCCCGGGAGCTGACGTCGTCCCAGCGACAGGTGAGGGTGCCGGCTGTTGTACCCCGTGCCCCGTTCCCTGTACCCCATACCCCACCCGGACCCCCCCATCCGGCGTGATCGCATACACCTTGGGCGGCTTCACTCTGGCCGAACGTTGACTGCCCGTTTGCCACCCACTCGCCTCCCAGCGTCCAACATCCGGCGGCGGGGGCGGCTCCTGGGGCTCTTCCTTTGGTTTCTCAGGCTCCAGCAGCATGAACGCCTGGTGCATGTTAAGCCTGCAAAAGTCCGTGAAGGCCTTCCGCACCGCCTCCACGGTCAGCTCGGGGTCCACCGCCGGACTGAAGTAGCCTATGGCCCTCATGCGATGTAAAGGATCCTCTTGCAGCTGTTGCACTGGAAAAGTCCGTCGGCAGCCTTCGCCTTTTGCGTTTCGCTGGTGGACAGCGTGATACGACACCCCCCACACATGTTGCCGCGCTCCAGCTTCGCCACGGCAACGCCGCCTTTGGCCTTGCGAACGGTGTCGTACGTGTACAGCCACCGCGGCGGCACAGGCTCCGTTAACGTCTCCCTCTGGGACTTGAGGGCAGAAAGGTCGGCGGACTGTCGCTTCTCGCTCTCAGCCAGGGTGACCTTGTGCGCCTTGCGCTCCGCCTCGACCTTGCCCAGCGCCTCCTCAGCCTCGCGCAGCGCCTCCTGCGTGTCTTCCACGTCGAGCATCAGCTCCAGCAGGGCCTCCTCCTCCCGGATTATCTCGTGCTGCACGCCGTCTCGCTCTCCCTGCGTGGCGGTCATCTCTTTGACGTTCTTGATGGCGCCGCCGTAGAGCCGCTCGTCCAGCTTGTTAAGCCTGCCCTTCAGCTCGGCGACGTCGCGCTCCTTGGCGCTCCGCTTCACCGCCGTGTCCCTCTGCCTGGCCTTGAGCGTCGCCGATTTCTGGCGTGCTGCCGTTACCGCGGACTCGTCCGCAAGCCTCGCGCGCGTCCCGGAGAGCGCCTTTTCGAGCGCGTCTATCTTTAGATCAAGCTCCTGAAGCTCGAAAAGCTGCCTTATGTCCGCCATAGCACCAGCCTGCGTTGGGTAGATAGGTGTCATTGTAAGCTACACACCGGTCAACCGCCATCCACAGGTGCTTTTCGACGCATGCCGCTCTTCTCTCTCTTCGATTACTGACATGTCCAAATCTATGTACTTCTCGAAATATTGGTCCATAATATTGGGATTGGAATCGAACGGCAAATAGATTGGAGTCGCGAATGACGCCCATGCGCCCCAAGACCAAGATCGTGTGCACTCTCGGCCCGTCCACCGCGTCGGAAGATACCCTGCGAACGATGGTCCAGGCCGGCATGAGCATCGCCCGGCTGAACTTTTCCCACGGCGCCCTGGAAGAGCACAAGGCCGCCGTTAACATGGTCCGGAAGGTCTCGGACGCCCTCGGCATACCCGTCGGCATCATGGTGGACGTCCCGGGCGCCAAGTACCGCACCGGCCCGCTGGGCACAGGCGTCGTGAACCTCAAAGACGGCGAGCGCTTCACGCTCACCAGCAGGGACATCATCGGCAACCAGGAGATCGTCGCAGTCGCGCCGCCGGGCATCCACCGCGACGCCACCGTCGGCCACCCGATCATGCTGGACGACGGCTTCCTGGAGCTCAAGACGATCGCGATCAACGACCAGGACGTGGAGTGCGCGGTTGTCCGCGGCGGCCGCCTGACGGAGCGTCGCGGCGTCGCCACTCCCGGGCGGGCGCCGTCGCAGCCGTTCCCCAGCGAGCAGGCGATGCGGGCGATGGAGTTTGCCGCGGCGGAAAAGGTGGACTTTGTCGCGCTCTCGATGGTGACGCGGAACACGCACGTCTTCCGCGCCCGGGAAATACTTGAGAGCAAGGGCATGAAGCCCTTCATCATCTCCAAGATCGAGAGAGCGGACGCCATCGACCGGCTGGACAGCATCCTGGAGGCGAGCGACGGCATCATGGTGGCGCGCGGCGACATGGGCGTCGAAGTGAGGCTGGCGCAGGTTCCGGTCATCCAGAAGAAGCTCATCAGCAAGAGCAACGAGTACGGCAAGCCGGTCATCACGGCGACGCAGATGCTGGAGTCGATGGTCCGCTCGCCGGTGCCCACCCGCGCCGAGGTTACGGACGTGGCCAACGCGATCTACGACGGCACGGACGCAATCATGCTCTCCGGCGAGACCTCCGTTGGCCAATACCCGGTGCAGGCGGTGAAGGTGATGGCGGAGGTGGCGCTGGAAGCGGAGGCCGCCCTGCCCTACGACCGCATCCTGGTTGAGAAGCGCGCCCACATCGTCGGAAGGGTGGACGACGCCATCGCGTACGATGCTGTCCGGACGGCGTCGCAGATAAATGCGGGCCTCATCGTCGCCTTCACGGAGTCCGGCAGCACCGCCGGCCGCGTCTCCCGCTATCGCCCCCGCCAGCACATCCTCGCGCTGACGCCCAGCCCGGAAGGCCGCCGCCGCC includes:
- the pyk gene encoding pyruvate kinase produces the protein MTPMRPKTKIVCTLGPSTASEDTLRTMVQAGMSIARLNFSHGALEEHKAAVNMVRKVSDALGIPVGIMVDVPGAKYRTGPLGTGVVNLKDGERFTLTSRDIIGNQEIVAVAPPGIHRDATVGHPIMLDDGFLELKTIAINDQDVECAVVRGGRLTERRGVATPGRAPSQPFPSEQAMRAMEFAAAEKVDFVALSMVTRNTHVFRAREILESKGMKPFIISKIERADAIDRLDSILEASDGIMVARGDMGVEVRLAQVPVIQKKLISKSNEYGKPVITATQMLESMVRSPVPTRAEVTDVANAIYDGTDAIMLSGETSVGQYPVQAVKVMAEVALEAEAALPYDRILVEKRAHIVGRVDDAIAYDAVRTASQINAGLIVAFTESGSTAGRVSRYRPRQHILALTPSPEGRRRLTLRWGVTPVMVERIDSVDDFFEVGDQAATKFADLPAGTQIVLVAGLPIGVPGGTNLLRVLSTSGKKVDSGFFKVAGKQPASKG